Proteins encoded by one window of Chryseobacterium aquaeductus:
- the nrfD gene encoding NrfD/PsrC family molybdoenzyme membrane anchor subunit — protein sequence MSGHYEAPIREPLIIGHKTYHDITEDIARPIEERAGKLWWVSLYAALVLFIYGFGCIAYTIGTGIGAWGLNRTINWGWDITNFVWWVGIGHAGTLISAVLLLFRQRWRMSVNRSAEAMTIFAVVQAAIFPVIHMGRVWVGYWVFPLPNQFGSLWGNFNSPLLWDVFAISTYFSVSTVFWFMGLIPDFAMIRDRAKTPWTKKIYTFLAFGWGGKAKHWQRFEELSLVLAGLATPLVFSVHTTVSFDFATSVIKGWHSTIYPPYFVAGAIFSGFAMVQTLLLIARKVCHLEDYITMYHIEIMNIVIILTGGMVTVAYATEYFIGWYSGSRYEDFTYLSPGAATGPYWWAFWALISCNLIIPAAFWFKRVRTNILATFIIALIINIGMWFERFDIIVINLSRDYLPGSWTMFKPTIIDVGVYLGTIGFFSVLFLLYARTFPVIAQAELKSILKISGETYKAKEGDEHH from the coding sequence ATGTCAGGACATTACGAAGCTCCGATAAGGGAACCTCTGATCATTGGTCACAAAACTTATCACGATATCACAGAAGATATTGCAAGACCTATAGAAGAAAGAGCAGGAAAGCTGTGGTGGGTATCACTATATGCGGCACTCGTTTTATTCATCTATGGATTCGGCTGTATCGCCTACACTATCGGGACAGGTATTGGAGCATGGGGGCTTAATAGAACTATTAACTGGGGTTGGGATATTACCAACTTCGTATGGTGGGTAGGTATTGGTCACGCCGGAACCTTAATCTCAGCAGTATTATTATTATTTAGACAACGCTGGAGAATGTCTGTCAACCGTTCTGCGGAAGCGATGACGATCTTCGCAGTTGTACAGGCAGCAATCTTCCCGGTTATCCACATGGGTAGAGTTTGGGTAGGATATTGGGTATTCCCGCTTCCTAACCAATTTGGTTCTCTTTGGGGGAACTTCAACTCTCCTCTACTTTGGGACGTATTTGCAATCTCAACATATTTCTCAGTATCAACGGTATTCTGGTTTATGGGGTTGATTCCTGACTTTGCAATGATCAGAGACAGAGCAAAAACTCCTTGGACTAAGAAAATTTATACATTCCTTGCATTCGGTTGGGGCGGTAAAGCCAAACACTGGCAAAGATTCGAAGAGCTATCTTTGGTATTGGCAGGTTTAGCAACTCCACTAGTATTCTCGGTACACACGACGGTATCTTTTGACTTTGCTACTTCGGTAATTAAAGGATGGCACTCTACGATCTATCCTCCTTACTTCGTTGCAGGTGCAATCTTCTCAGGATTTGCAATGGTACAAACACTATTGTTGATCGCTAGAAAAGTTTGTCACCTCGAAGATTATATCACAATGTATCATATTGAAATTATGAACATCGTAATTATTCTGACAGGTGGAATGGTAACAGTAGCTTATGCAACTGAATATTTCATCGGATGGTACTCTGGTTCTCGATATGAAGATTTTACATATCTTTCTCCGGGTGCTGCTACAGGACCTTACTGGTGGGCATTCTGGGCATTAATTTCTTGTAACTTAATTATTCCGGCTGCATTCTGGTTTAAAAGAGTGAGAACAAATATCCTTGCAACATTTATTATCGCATTGATCATCAACATCGGTATGTGGTTTGAGCGTTTTGACATCATCGTTATCAACCTTTCAAGAGATTACTTACCTGGATCTTGGACGATGTTTAAACCAACCATCATCGACGTAGGTGTATACTTAGGAACTATCGGATTCTTTTCTGTATTATTCTTACTATACGCAAGAACATTCCCTGTAATCGCACAGGCCGAATTGAAATCGATTTTGAAAATCTCAGGTGAAACTTATAAAGCAAAAGAAGGAGATGAGCACCACTAA
- a CDS encoding DUF3341 domain-containing protein, with protein MSTTKIVYGLYADDDDLMNGVRAFNDKGIAINEVYTPFPVHGLDKALGLKKTRISDAAFIYALYGVSIGATVTWYVMNHDWPQNIGGKPAFEWSRNMPAFVVPMFELMVFCAAHMMSLTFLVRNKMYPGAPAQNPDPRTTDDKFMMEFITEDVESIKQLLVDTGVEEITVKDA; from the coding sequence ATGAGCACCACTAAAATTGTATACGGACTTTATGCTGATGACGACGATCTAATGAACGGAGTTAGAGCATTTAATGATAAAGGGATCGCTATAAACGAAGTTTATACTCCATTCCCAGTTCACGGGCTTGATAAGGCTTTAGGTTTAAAGAAAACAAGAATTTCTGATGCCGCATTTATCTATGCTCTTTATGGAGTTTCTATTGGCGCTACAGTTACTTGGTACGTAATGAATCATGACTGGCCTCAGAATATTGGTGGTAAACCAGCTTTCGAATGGTCTAGAAACATGCCTGCATTCGTAGTTCCAATGTTTGAATTGATGGTTTTCTGTGCAGCGCACATGATGTCTTTAACATTCTTAGTTAGAAACAAAATGTATCCTGGAGCTCCGGCTCAAAACCCAGACCCAAGAACTACAGATGATAAATTCATGATGGAATTTATAACTGAAGATGTAGAATCTATTAAGCAGCTGCTTGTTGATACGGGAGTTGAAGAAATAACTGTTAAAGATGCTTAA
- a CDS encoding c-type cytochrome produces the protein MLKMKKNVLKITAVLGLTSVLLNSCGPKDNTPLVYFPDMYFPVAYDPLMKAELAYSDHENEIPAFVKNNGATGLGPVEGSVAQNKDGIFAEGKLPKNPDEYNAGYDASKSLTSSPLNPANAAKDIERGKILFDHTCAACHGTGGDGQGPIVQSGAYSGVPNYADREITVGSVHYVLTNGRNAMGSYAGQLNAGDRWRVAMYVMNAFKKGAAPAAASATAAKTDSTATKK, from the coding sequence ATGCTTAAAATGAAAAAGAATGTACTAAAAATTACAGCTGTTTTAGGTTTAACTTCAGTTTTACTTAATTCTTGCGGACCGAAAGATAACACGCCACTGGTATATTTCCCAGATATGTACTTTCCGGTAGCTTACGATCCATTAATGAAAGCTGAGCTTGCCTATTCAGACCATGAAAATGAAATTCCTGCATTTGTTAAAAATAACGGTGCTACAGGTCTTGGTCCAGTGGAGGGTTCCGTTGCTCAAAACAAAGACGGTATTTTTGCTGAAGGTAAACTTCCAAAAAATCCGGATGAGTATAATGCTGGTTATGATGCTTCAAAATCATTAACTTCTTCTCCTTTAAATCCTGCGAACGCTGCAAAAGATATAGAGAGAGGTAAAATATTATTTGATCATACTTGTGCAGCTTGCCATGGAACTGGTGGAGACGGACAAGGACCAATCGTACAAAGCGGAGCATACTCTGGTGTACCGAATTACGCAGACAGAGAAATCACTGTGGGTTCTGTTCATTATGTATTAACAAACGGTAGAAATGCAATGGGTTCTTATGCAGGACAATTGAACGCTGGTGACAGATGGAGAGTGGCAATGTATGTGATGAACGCCTTTAAAAAAGGTGCAGCACCGGCAGCAGCTTCAGCTACAGCAGCAAAAACAGATTCAACCGCAACTAAAAAATAA
- a CDS encoding quinol:cytochrome C oxidoreductase has translation MYSFSPKLKSTSIILLVVGLVLFGIGYFMNHGITAEKIEHMMEAVHSAGHDAPTHSSEMIGPQDHASHLEHATMQIHNQPLAAIHFVAVFFFGVSCAVLFFYCIQHAAHAGWPIIITRVMEAIASYIPYGGAILVILMLLNIFHQGHLFHWMDPDLTDPNSAHFDVILFEKKRFLNIPFYAIRTLIYVIGASFFAWKLKAQSKKVDETKSLVEYQFLYRWAVGYIAFFGFASAAWAWDWLMSIDPHWYSTMYIWYSMVSCLSSGIAVIILLSVYLKKNGFLPQFNDNHLHDLGVFLFATSMLWTYTWFAQFMLYWYANVPEEVNYFFGRFQHYGVTFLPMLIINFLLPLLVLVSSSIKRNYKVVTIMAVVVILGHLLDYFNMVMPGTVGPYWNTPEVLLLVLGAVLFVVGLFIFTVMSALAKLKLIPTGNPYLHESEIYEYPF, from the coding sequence ATGTATAGTTTTTCACCAAAATTAAAATCAACTTCTATCATACTTCTTGTTGTAGGTTTAGTTCTATTTGGAATTGGTTATTTTATGAATCATGGAATAACTGCTGAAAAAATCGAACACATGATGGAGGCAGTACACTCTGCAGGTCACGACGCTCCTACTCACTCTAGCGAGATGATAGGTCCACAAGATCACGCTTCACATCTTGAGCATGCAACAATGCAGATTCACAATCAGCCTTTGGCAGCAATACATTTCGTAGCAGTATTTTTCTTCGGAGTAAGTTGTGCAGTATTGTTTTTCTACTGTATCCAGCACGCAGCTCACGCGGGATGGCCAATTATTATTACTAGAGTAATGGAAGCTATTGCTTCTTACATCCCTTACGGTGGTGCTATTTTAGTAATTTTAATGTTGCTGAATATTTTCCACCAAGGTCACTTATTCCATTGGATGGATCCGGATTTAACAGATCCTAATTCTGCACATTTTGATGTGATCTTATTTGAAAAGAAAAGATTCTTAAATATTCCTTTCTATGCAATCAGAACTTTGATCTACGTTATCGGAGCATCATTCTTCGCATGGAAATTGAAAGCACAATCTAAAAAAGTAGATGAGACAAAATCTTTGGTAGAGTATCAATTCCTTTACAGATGGGCAGTAGGATATATCGCATTCTTCGGGTTTGCTTCCGCAGCTTGGGCTTGGGACTGGTTGATGTCTATTGACCCTCACTGGTATTCTACAATGTATATCTGGTATTCTATGGTTAGCTGTCTTTCTAGTGGTATCGCAGTAATTATTTTACTAAGCGTTTATCTTAAGAAAAACGGATTCTTACCACAGTTCAATGACAACCACTTGCATGATTTAGGAGTTTTTCTTTTTGCTACAAGTATGCTTTGGACGTACACATGGTTTGCTCAGTTTATGTTGTATTGGTATGCAAACGTACCGGAAGAAGTTAACTACTTCTTTGGAAGATTCCAGCATTATGGAGTAACGTTCTTACCAATGTTGATTATCAACTTCTTATTACCACTATTGGTTTTAGTAAGTTCAAGCATCAAGAGAAACTACAAAGTAGTTACGATTATGGCAGTTGTCGTAATTTTAGGTCACCTTTTAGATTACTTTAATATGGTAATGCCGGGAACAGTTGGTCCTTACTGGAACACTCCTGAAGTTCTTTTATTAGTTTTAGGTGCCGTACTGTTTGTTGTAGGATTATTTATCTTCACAGTAATGTCAGCATTAGCTAAATTAAAATTAATTCCGACGGGTAACCCTTACCTTCACGAATCTGAAATTTACGAGTATCCTTTCTAA